One Aegilops tauschii subsp. strangulata cultivar AL8/78 chromosome 2, Aet v6.0, whole genome shotgun sequence genomic window, catcctctgttggcctcggtcattgtacgtcttctcaataaaggttttgtgctctaccacccaaggatcgaccacgtctatgtgttgtagcgcgactaggtttgctctttcaaagtcggcgagtcgaccctcaaagtcgacatgcatttcgcggcgaccctcacggtgaccccatccagcgagcctgccgaggtgcctgttgacgggcagaccaatggggttctcgatgcctagataattcgtgcagtaggagatacactcttcggtcagaaagcccctggctatgcgtCCCTCTGGACGTgccatgttgcgaacgtatcctttgatgacaccattcatcctttcgaacggcatcatgctatgcaggaacgtcggcccgagttggatgatatcctccacgatatggaccagcagatgcaccataacgtcgaagaatgcgggcgggaagtacagctcaagctcgcatagtatcaccatgatctcttcctgtagccttctgagttgcctcacgccaaccgacttccgagagatgacgtcgaaaaagttgcataggccaaatagcgtttcacgtaCGTGcccgtccatgatcccacggattgcaactggaagtatctgcgtcatcagcacgtgacagtcgtgagacttcatcccgctgaacttctgcttcgctgggtctaggtatctgcttatcttcccgcgtaaggaagttttactcctacgaggcaggtgaaaaactgatcgatctcctcctgacttagagtgaagcacgcgggagggtagtcatttccggtcttcttggcctttttgcctttgcgacgactttccgtgtcctgcttcgcctcatcatcatcatcatcatcattagcgtgaagctcctccccaatgcccattgatttcaagtctaccctttctttcggcccatctttggtcctctctagcatgttgagcagggtaccaagcagactctcgcacacgttcttcgtgatatgcatgacatcaaggctgtgaggcacacggtggatcttccagtacggcaagtcccagaaaatagacctcgttttccatatgttcagcagcggctctggcgcctttcgcttctttcccggctctggcgccttttgcttctttcccggcagtgggcaatctttccaatttttcaacagctcgtctatttcctcgccgctcctcgtacgcaggcgtcttcggggttcggtttcaccatcgaacagatccttgcgtttcctccacgggtcatcgtcgagaagtcaccttcgatgtcccatgaacacggttttcgaagacccgggatctctatctagctggcgatacgttgtgtcatccatgcacctgacgcatccagaaaatccgtggaccacctgccccgcgagatatccgtaaccgagatagtcgtgcaccgtcgtgagcagtgcggctctcatagggaaatattctttctctgcggcgtcccatgtattggctggcgttttccacagcgtgtctagctcctctttcagcagccccagatacagattgatgtcgttccctggttgtttcggcccttcaattagcatactcatgtgaatgtacttcctcttcatgcacaaccaggggggaaggttgtacatccacacaaacacaggccagggtgctatgtgtgcttctctggctgccaaacggattgactccatcggtgctcgcgcccagcacgatgttccttggatccttcccaaattctgggtgttcgaagttcaacgcttgtcactggctcccatccttagggtgactaagcatcttgtcttttttatttatctccggatcatttgcgtcatcttctcgcttcttctcctccctatccgcgtgccaacgcaggagctttgctaccttagggtctgcgaaataccgctgcagatgaggagtgatcggaaagtaccacaccacttttcgaggagctttcttcctcttcttgtatcgagtgacgccgcacaccggacatatggtagactccgcgtgctcgtcccgataaatgatgcaattgttcatgcacacatggtatttcacgtgcggtaaatccagatgacacacgattttcttcgcctcctcgaaactggtcgggcacttgttccccttgggaagacgttcgtgccagaatgacatattctcgtcgaagcatgcgtcggtcattttgtgttttaccttcatctccagagccatgagcgttactttcaagcgggtatcctcgggcctgcatccttcatacaatggagtaaccgcgtctatctccagttgatccagcttggctttctctcgggcggcagctcttgcgttatccgtctgcttgagaagcagctcttgaatatgagggtcctgcacccagcccatcgatggtccatcgtcgtctgctccgccggcatcttcatcttcatgatcatgcccttcgtctgctccggcatcttcctcatcatcatgtccggcatcttctacatgatgactgtgtacagcatcaccgtcgtgatcatgtccttgagattcttcgtcttctcgcccgcccgagccgcggtggttgtcttgctgcccttcctcatttcttgcccggcccccatggacgacttcatagtcatcttcgtcaccttgccaccgatagccatccatgaaaccacgcaagagcaggtggtcccgcacctgcccggaatccgggtccgcaataaggctcttcagcttgcatcttcgacacggacatcttatctccgtctcgatcttttgaagcatctcggccttcgcggagctcaaaaacctattcacgatgtcttcggtcatcgtgcggaccataatcgcctgcggggtagagcaaaacgatattttagaaccaagaaaaaatttggcatgactttccttaaaaataggaccaaaaagaatgcatagtgacaaaattctcaccgaaacggaaatgaatcaacattccggcaaaatattggcaactatcgcatttcaaataccggtacctgcaaacacaaacatatatgcaacaccacaaacatatgcaacaccacaaacatacatagatctagctaggccataaaaagtgcatgtgcatgttgttggagggagaacaacataaagatagcttcccccttacttacctatcaaaaaaaggtaatttaaccacttaatttggatgaatctatggtgcaaatgaggtgaggaggaggaggcagccgagacaagcttggagaaggaggtggagagaatgaagtgggggaaatgagtgggtaggtgtggctgtccaaaatatgtagctggtcccaggttactaatggcgcaccacctacaaatgcgccattagtaaccctggttactaatggcgcacctgctggtggtgcgtcattagtagttttgcaaaaaaaaataaaaaaaatacactaatggcgcaccagggcacagtgcgccattactagtttaaactagtaatagcgcactataccctggtgactagtaatggcacactgtgccctggtgcgccattagtagttttgcaaaaaaaaaaattaaaaaaaatatagtagtggcgcaatATGTGGCtggtgcgtcattactagttagaactagtaatggcacactgtgccctggtgcgccattagtatatttggaaaaataaaaaaaattgttactaatggcgcaccgtgtgtctggtgcacCATTaatgtctttcacactaatggcgcaccagcacatgatgcgccactgctatatagtagtgacgcaccacatgtctggtgcatCATTAATGGCCATTTCATTTATAgccattttcctagtagtgtggcGACGCCTTCCCTGCCCTCCTCCACCGAGCAATGAAAACCGGCCAGATTATATTAACATAATACAGGCAAGTACACATGCATGGGTGGGCCGATTTCATCAACGAGGTGTATATCTCTGGAACAGCTCCACCCATACCGCCATACGTGAAGAAGACCGCACGACGTACGTAGGTACCAGCACCAATTATTGCGTCCGGACGAACAGTGCAGCGCTAGCTCCACTCGACGGCGGCAGCGGCAGTCCGGCTCCAGCGCCGCCGGACGTTGCCGTCGAGCGCGCGGCGGGGCGGATGGTGCCGCCGGAGCGCGCGCGGGAGGCGGGGGCTTGGCGGTTGGTGCCGTGTCGTGCAGGAGGGTGTTCGTGCGGGAGTGTCAGCCACATGCGCCGTCCCTAGGGGACTTCTCCGGGGGCCCGCGCGGCCTTCTCTTGTCGAGCCGTTAGCCGAGTCGCCGTAACCTAGACAGACGCGCATCGCTGGCTGATCTGTTGGATCAATGTTGCACCATTTGTTTACGAGACTAGTAGGTATGCACGTGCAATGCACGTATCATAGAGTTATGAAATAGAGAGAAAATTGGATTGCAGGAAGGGAAGTGATGGCATAAGTGTCGAGGAAGGAGGATCAATTATTGCGACGTCCATGCCTACAGGTTTCCTTGGTATTTCCAAGCTAATTTTAGTGGCTCTTTTGATTATGTTGGACTATTGTAGAAAAGATTATTCGGAACTTTTTTGTGTGTGTAAAATCAGTAATCAATCATTGGAAAACATGTCCGTGCTGGATGGAAGAGGTAAAAGAAATTTCCAAGGTAAGACCTGAAGCTTCCTTGAACTGAATGTTGGTTATGCAAGCAGTCGAAGTTAGGATCTAGCGTGTCAGTTATGCACTCTGAAGAATGTACACCTTTGAACTTGTCTATCAAGTCAAGGATACATGATCCAACTATCGACATACTTTATAAAATCTGTTAGAACACCATCTATAATAAATATAGCGAAAGCAAGCACATGTAAGCACAATGTCTGAAAATGTCAAACTGTGTACAAGTCAAGTTTACACTAAAAGTAGAAATGGATTTTATGCACTGTAAATGACAGAATCTACCAGAATCTACCAACAAAGCTTAAAGGCACGGTCTGGCAATATATATTTGTGAACCGAACATGACATAAACTGGCAATATAACCTCAGGCCACTTGGAAATAAATATGATGGTACATGAATTAGCATTAAAAGTAATGTTAAAGAAATTTCAAGCCATCTGACAAAAATAGAATATCACAACATGAAACATACCTGACATTGATATTATTTATATGTAAAGTTGGATCAGATTGTAGTATTTAGGTAATTTAGCAAGAGTTCTACCAAGCCATTAACTATAGAATCCATACTTATTTCTTAGGTAAACATTGATATTATTTAGGAGTGAAAGACATACCTGACCCCAcaaattatttttggaatataaaTTGATTAATATTAGTAGCAAGTTAGGAAAGTCGTGTATGTGGCTAATCAGTAGTTAGGAAGGTCATATCTCCATAAGCGATAGGTAACTACTTCATAATTCACAACATGAAACCATTTCAGACTTGTAAACACATTTCATAAATCAAAAAACATTTCAGAATTTGTTGGCGTGCCCATATGTATTTAAATAAAATGATGAttcaaataaaaaaataaaaaagctAACAAAGTATGGTTGACTACAAAATAGCTTGAATAAATATCAATCAAAGAAGAACGAACCTGCATCATCCCTCTAAAACATCTCTATATACAATATTCTTGGTGCTTTTTCTTGATTTATCAATCTGTTTGTTCGGCTTGGCCAAAATTTGTGTCGTCCGCCTTGATACACCCCTTGACAAGGCAACATACAGCTGACCATGGGAGAACATCGGCTCTGGAAGATAAATGCCAACATTTGGGATGGTCTGGCCCTGCGCCTTGTTAATGGTCATCGCAAAACTTAGGCGGATGGGGAATTGTTTCCTCTTAAGCTTGAAGGAAAGCGAGATGTCCTCCGGTGGTGACAAAGGGATCCTCGGTATAAAGACCCTCTTCCCAACATGTTGCCCACCAACAATCTCTGCATCAATTGCATTATCTTGGAAGGCTCTAATTATCAGCCttgttccattgcagaggccatTGTGAGGGTCGAGGTTCCGTAGCAGAATGATGGGGCAATTGACCTTCACTTTCAACACATGTGCTGGCAATCCATTTGGGGTGAGCGAATTCACCAAGTCAATCAGGTAATTGTACGAGTAGTCATCCTCAATAGAGTCGAAGCTATGGTATACCTTCTCTTGGCCAGGAAACATGTCAATCATCTTGGAGTTCAGCTCATCAACATAGTCATTCTTCATGGAAAGAATAGCACGCGAGCTCATGTACTCTCCCGATTTAGCATTGGCACTAAGAGAGGGGAAAACTTCTTTGATTAGCCTATTGATTGTGGTTTCATCATCAGTATGACCGATCACAATGTCCTCAGGGAGACGCACATAGTCATCACCTATCGTTTCTTCGGTTCCATTGCCAATCCTTAAGAGATACTCAGAGAACAAAGGGTCAGCTTGTGATCTCATGTTACGTGTAAGTTTTATCTTATGAATCTTCTGCCATATATAGGATCTCTGTATTGTAGCATCTGTGATCTGTGCTCTTGTCCCTTTTGGAACCACTGGAAGGACCTGCCTAAAATCTCCACCAAAAATGATAATCTTCCCCCCAAACGGCAAACCACATCTCATTATGTCTTGGAGTGACCTATCAAGCGCCTCCACGGCTTGACGCTTTGTCATGGCAACTTCATCCCAAATTGTTGTAGTCGCGTTTCTTCTGCAAGAGAGAAGACATTTGTTCGGGGCTCATTGAATTATATCGGACTCTCTCACACAACCTTTTTTTTCTGCTGCACTTTGCTTGAGAGACGATGGAACTGAAAGGCTCCCGGTTGATCTTTGATCTGATCAAAAAATTGAACATAAGAATACAAATTATGGACTAAAAGAAGAATATAGTTATGAGCACGCATAGAAGTCTTTACCTGCGCTGCCACATCTAGTTTCAAAGCCTGTATGGAAGGTTTGTACAGAATTATCACTTTGAATTGCACTCGGGGTAGAGTTGGTATTAATACATATAGTATCAGCAATGACCGGAGAACAATGAAGTGTGCCATCTTTGAAACATGTTGCATTAACATCTGTAGGTGGCAAAATCTCTAGCATTATTCAATTTTTAGTACATGTTTGATAACACAAGAATAGTGATGTGTGCACCTTGCGTCAAACCTGACTGCTGCAAGCTTGCATTTGTAATGTCTGATAAAGTGCATTGGATGCGTGCTATAGGTTGAGATTTTTGGTTGTCAACATGTGGTCTCACCACTGATTTTGCTGAATATACATTTAATTTGAACAAGAAGAATTATATATATTTATAGCTATACAACAATATAGAGTTGCGGGTGATACCAGGTGTTACAAGCGCTGCAACCGAGTCATTGTTTTCCGAGTTAGCCGCGTCTCGTTTTCTTTGACGTGCATGTCGCTGCTTCAGCAGGTATTCGGCTCTCTTTTCTTCACTTATTCGAGCATACCAACCTTGACCCCTTGGTTTTTTCTGGGCCGGTAGAGTAACATCTGaaaattcagaaatatttttGTGCGGCGTGCCTCCATTATCACTCTGCCTTGTCACAACAACTTCGCACACAACACATGAGAGCAGAACTGAATAATGGAAAACATCACAAAGTACTACTCCCTCCCGTCCATAATAAGTGTCACAGTTTTGAACTATATTTGATAAAGAAATACGTGTGTGAATGAACTAACCTTTTCCATTCCTATTCGAGCCATCTGTACGAGGAATCATTTCGACAACTCCATCATTCGCAACTATAAATTAGACAATGATGTACGTTAGTTTAAAACTGCAACACTTACTTTGGACCGGAGGGAATATTTGATAAAGAAAAACGTGTGTGAATGAACTAACCTTTTCCATTCCTATTTGAGCCATTTGTAAGAGGAATCATTTCGACAACTCCATCATTCACAGCTACAAATTAACATACGTAGCAGACGTGCTCGAGATCTGACAATGAGAGGGGAAAGAAGGTTTATTTAATAAGCAAACAAATAAAAGCAGACATCTCAATGCGTACTGAGCTAACTGATCAAGCATACCCAACTGTACCACTGTGACAACATTGCTACAGGAAACAGGCATCTCTACTACTACACCGTAGTAAGTACGAACTGCGGGCTTTAAACAGTAAGGCGGCGGCATATGCTATAGGAAATCAGCATGTACGAGCAGTTTAATTAGGATTATCATCAAGTTTGAATAATTAACAGTACATGCGAAGGCATAGGGCGCTGGACGCGACTGCATAAGGAGACATGCTCGTACCTGTCGTCGCCGCGTAGCGCTGCAggctgaaaggatcgatatagttgactagaagggggggggtgaataggcaactaacaatttttagcttttctttaccaatttcaactttgcatcaaagtaggttgtctagatatgcaactaggtgagcaacctatatgatgcaacaacaacaagcacacaagaaagcaagagatataacacaaataagcttgcacaagtaatggcacgagataaccaagagtggagcccgtgaagacgaggatgtgttaccgaagttccttccctttgaggggaagtacgtctccgttggagcggtgtggaggcacaatgctccccaagaagccactagggccaccgtattctcctcacgccctcacacaatgtgaGATGCCGTGATttcactattggtgcccttggaggcggcgaccaaacctttacaaacaaggttggggcaatctccacaacttaattggaggctcctaacgacaccacgaagctttaccacaatggactatggctccgcggtgacctcaaccgtctagggtgctcaaacacccaagagtaacaagatccgcaagggattagtgggggaatcaaatttctcttggtggaagtgtagatcggggccttctcaaccactcccgagcaaatcaacaagtttgattggctagggagtgagatcgggcgaaaatggagcttggagcaacaatggaattagggttggaagaggtagtcaactagaggaagaagacaccccttatatagtcgAGAACTAAATCCAACCATTATCCACCTAACCAGCCCGtgacttgcggtactaccgcaccaggcaagcggtactaccgcaaggcctcacggtactaccgtgacggcccacggtactaccgcagccACGGCAAAAGCGAGGACAAGCCTGACGCGCAGAGGCGGagggcggtactgccgcttgcgcggtactaccgttcccccttgcggtactaccgcaaggcaggtcCGGACTGGCCTGGGAAGGACGCGAATGAATAAAAATACATCCATGCCAACTTCCGCTGAAAAACACTcaatgcaaaaatccgacacggtactaccgcatatgacgtgcggtactactgtgcagggagcggatgtaaaaaattacatccgcccctacttccgctcatGTAGCTGTGCGAGACCAGGactcgcggtactaccgcacgcatggggcggtactaccgcgtagggcgcggacgTAAAAAATTATGTCCGCCCCTACAGCCGCACGGGCGGCTGAGTCTGGTCTGTCACGGTAGTACAGCTCcgtaggagcggtactaccgcgggcgcctacggtactaccgcaaggacttgcggtactaccgtaggggcctgcggtactaccgctctgtggagcagtactaccgcatgccccagaACAGCAACACTTAGGAATCCTTCTTTTTGCATAGAGATGAGGaaaacggaggatgctccaaggGCAAAGGGAAAGGAGGTGCAGAGGAAGAAAACGTGTACGTGCTGATTCCACCCGAACCTTTCcgacgcggaccccctcttaatagtacggctttcctacgactcaaatccaccgaaaagaaacatagaaaaatgccgtcttcaatagtcttcgaggggcaccaaaccgtcttgtgcctagcgatgaaacgtctgagaaactcaaggcacacgattagtccgcaaaggcattgtcatcaatcaccaaaacagcttagggataaatatgcccttacaatctccccctttttggtggattgatgacaatacgggatttgcacaaagggaaataatattgagcaaacgcaaacccctcctctctaaaatatagacgggcccCTAGATGTGTGCAATCTAGATaggtgctttggactgcacggcacacatactaggatcaaaaCTCCCCTATATTTTAGAGACAAGGCATATCTGGCAATAGTAAGACTAACATTAAGCAAGATAGCAAACACGAGCATAACATAAGTAGCACAATATATCATAAGCTCACTGAGATaagatagagtgcatatgtcttacaccatatgaaggATAAGTCTCATAGGCGCAAACCAAAACAAAGCAAACGAGGTTCAAATGAAACGGCAAACAAACCAAACACGATACACGACTCGCAAGCAAATCCCTACtgtctctccccctttggcatcaagacgccaaaaaggcagagaggacacctacacaCAAAGGGTGGCTCAGGCAGAGTAATCGCTCCAATGCTCCTCGTCAGACTCGGCAGCGGGGACGGTCTCCTCGATGTCCTCCTCAGAATCAGTCCACCTGTAGCCTTGCTTCGCCATCCATTCTGCCTCTGGGGTGATGTGCCTCTCTGACCCGCTGGATTCTGCCTCACCAAAAACCTTCATGAGCTTCTTGTCGCGGCGGCGACTCTCCTTGGAAGCAACGTGAGTCCTGTACTGCCCCTTTGCCTGCATGCAGAACAAAGTCTTCATCTTGTCCTTCAGCTTCTTGGCCCACGAGGGCTCAGAGGAACGATGGGTATACCCAGCAGTACGGTCCTCAGTGGCATCCTCTGCCTCAGCCTCCTCCTCATCAACAGCCCTCTTAGCCGCCGTCGCCTCAGCACGAGTAGTAGTGTTGGCCCACTTGGGCTTGACACGAAGACTGATGGACTCATGTCGAATCCAGTCTGGAGCAAGGAACTCATCACCAGGGAACAGCTTCTCCCAAGTCTTGGAGATCAATAGAAACAGGTACGGTCCATAGATATGTACCTTGCGGTTGAAGACCGCGAACCGAagctcacaccacatgatatgtgagacatcaagtggttgaGACTGAGACACACACGCCTCCTCGCACAGGAGCATCATATCCAccagataggcatgcaccttgtccttgttgccaaTGCGAGGAAAGAGAGATTTGCGGAAGATGCGATACATGATGTCCAGAAATGGGTTCAGTACCCACGTCGACTTGCCACTGGGAAGCACCTTCTCAACATAATACTGCTGAAGCCTGTTCTTGCTGGCAGACTCGgggttggcatgagggcgaacacctaCGGGCGTGGTGAGCCCGTCATCAGGAACATGGAGCAGATCCATGAAATCCTTCCATGTAGCAGTCAACTGACGTCCATTGGTCATCCAGGTCAGTCTTCGATCCTCCCCAGTGTGGAAGTGAACTAAGGCAAAGAACTGGCAAATAAGCTCAGGGTCATAGTCCAGATGGAAGGAGATCACATGCTCAATGCCAAACTGCTCCGCCAAATCCAGAGCTTCTCCAAAGTAATCACGGTGCTTGGCCTGCCTCATGTGATTCATGTCAATCCACTTGACATCCACGTAGGTGttttgcttggccttgatcaTATCCAGATAAATGAGAGTCTGCTGCTTGGTCCAAAACAAGTCATTGCCTCTGAAGATAGCACGGGCATTCACATATGGGTTGATCTGCCTTCGAGTGATAAACTCAGCAAGTGGGATCTCGTCCATGCCCTTAGCGGGTTCCTTGTACTTGCTGGCGGAGGACTTGACATTGCGCTTGGGGGCACTGGAGCCCTCTGGAGCTTCATCTTGATTTCGCAGACGCTTGGAGCCAGTGCCACGACTGGGATTGGAACGG contains:
- the LOC109777350 gene encoding uncharacterized protein yields the protein MRSQADPLFSEYLLRIGNGTEETIGDDYVRLPEDIVIGHTDDETTINRLIKEVFPSLSANAKSGEYMSSRAILSMKNDYVDELNSKMIDMFPGQEKVYHSFDSIEDDYSYNYLIDLVNSLTPNGLPAHVLKVKVNCPIILLRNLDPHNGLCNGTRLIIRAFQDNAIDAEIVGGQHVGKRVFIPRIPLSPPEDISLSFKLKRKQFPIRLSFAMTINKAQGQTIPNVGIYLPEPMFSHGQLYVALSRGVSRRTTQILAKPNKQIDKSRKSTKNIVYRDVLEG